Proteins from a genomic interval of Pedosphaera parvula Ellin514:
- a CDS encoding vWA domain-containing protein, with the protein MNSHFQFQYPWFLALLALLPVYAFLRGRVGKLSALRFSSAEIARAAGGAARSAAGRLLAFLRIMTVALLVVALAGPRFAHDRTETQASGVDIMLVFDLSWSMMVLDMGGHDETGTRFGIASAVLEDFVNKRPNDRIGLIVFSGVPYLASPLTLNHDWLVENLHRLHIGIIRELGTAIGDATAAATKRLQMSKDSKSRIIILLTDGDNNQGEIEPVPAAQLAAAIGAKIYTIGLGIEEPSHLPAFDVDTGKFKHGPGGELIPTIMLQPANYSVLGQMSRLAHGKFYRATNRRDLENIYNEIDRLEKTEVKLRRFTTFTPLFQWPLIGAGALLALELILSNTRFRRVP; encoded by the coding sequence ATGAATTCCCATTTTCAATTTCAATATCCGTGGTTCCTGGCATTACTGGCGTTGCTGCCGGTGTATGCCTTTCTGCGCGGACGCGTAGGCAAGCTTTCCGCCCTGCGTTTTTCAAGTGCCGAAATTGCCCGGGCTGCGGGTGGTGCGGCTCGTTCCGCAGCGGGACGCCTGCTCGCCTTCCTGCGCATTATGACGGTGGCTTTGCTCGTTGTGGCACTTGCCGGGCCACGGTTCGCGCATGACCGCACTGAAACCCAGGCCAGTGGCGTGGACATTATGCTGGTGTTCGATTTATCATGGTCGATGATGGTGCTGGATATGGGAGGGCATGATGAGACGGGTACGCGCTTCGGCATCGCCAGTGCGGTTTTGGAGGACTTCGTCAACAAGCGCCCCAATGACCGCATTGGTTTGATAGTCTTCTCCGGTGTGCCTTACCTGGCCAGTCCCTTGACCTTGAATCACGATTGGCTCGTTGAAAACCTGCATCGGTTGCATATAGGTATTATCCGCGAACTGGGGACTGCCATCGGGGACGCCACGGCAGCAGCTACCAAGAGGCTGCAGATGTCCAAGGACAGCAAAAGCCGCATCATTATTCTGCTGACGGATGGAGATAATAATCAGGGTGAGATCGAGCCGGTTCCGGCCGCTCAACTCGCGGCTGCCATCGGAGCGAAAATCTATACCATTGGATTGGGAATTGAAGAGCCGAGCCACCTGCCGGCCTTCGATGTGGACACCGGAAAGTTCAAACACGGTCCCGGTGGAGAACTGATTCCAACCATCATGCTCCAACCTGCCAACTACTCTGTGCTTGGCCAGATGTCCCGGTTGGCGCACGGGAAGTTTTATCGCGCCACCAATCGCCGTGACCTGGAGAACATTTACAACGAGATTGATCGACTCGAAAAAACCGAGGTCAAGCTCCGGCGTTTCACCACCTTCACCCCTTTATTTCAGTGGCCATTGATTGGCGCCGGTGCGTTGCTCGCGCTGGAATTGATTTTGTCCAATACCCGTTTTAGGCGAGTGCCTTGA
- a CDS encoding vWA domain-containing protein, with protein sequence MDFRHPHFAERGWLWLAVLGPLCLVLLHRYAAWARSRQLKLFAAPELILGLLQSHNPIRRLMKNLLLVVAVAGIGIAMARPQWGETTEVSKALGEDVMFLLDCSKSMLAADVQPSRLSRSKYAILDFVQQHGRGRVGLVAFAGQAFLQCPLTFDYDAFRDALLAIDEQTIPVGGTDIGRALDEAYRAMEKNDRHKILVLITDGEDLEKAGIKTAQALAEKGIVVYTIGVGTAAGSPIKVMNERGMLDYVKDEQGNVVESHLDEATLTAIAQMTHGSYQPLGPLGEGLGRIRRALEGASESNIAARQKKMGMDRFHVFVAAVILLLVVESLLGTRRKVSNIAP encoded by the coding sequence ATGGATTTCAGACATCCACATTTTGCAGAACGAGGCTGGCTTTGGCTGGCTGTTTTAGGGCCGTTGTGCCTGGTCCTGTTGCATCGCTACGCGGCGTGGGCCCGGAGCCGGCAACTAAAATTATTCGCAGCTCCTGAACTGATTTTAGGACTGTTGCAATCTCATAATCCCATCCGGCGATTGATGAAGAACCTGCTTCTGGTCGTGGCCGTTGCGGGAATCGGGATAGCCATGGCCCGGCCGCAGTGGGGTGAAACTACGGAGGTGTCAAAAGCGTTGGGCGAAGATGTCATGTTCCTGCTCGATTGTTCCAAGAGCATGTTGGCAGCCGATGTCCAGCCCAGCCGCTTGTCGCGCTCCAAGTACGCCATTCTTGATTTTGTTCAGCAGCATGGACGAGGTCGTGTGGGCCTGGTCGCCTTTGCCGGACAAGCCTTTTTGCAATGTCCATTGACTTTCGACTACGATGCTTTTCGCGATGCCTTGCTGGCCATCGATGAGCAAACCATCCCGGTCGGTGGAACGGATATCGGTCGCGCGCTGGATGAAGCCTATCGAGCCATGGAAAAAAATGATCGCCATAAAATCCTGGTCCTAATTACCGATGGTGAGGATTTGGAAAAAGCCGGCATCAAAACGGCGCAAGCGCTCGCGGAAAAGGGAATCGTGGTTTACACCATCGGTGTGGGAACGGCTGCCGGCAGCCCGATAAAAGTTATGAACGAACGCGGCATGCTGGACTATGTTAAGGACGAGCAGGGAAATGTCGTTGAGAGCCACTTGGATGAAGCCACCTTGACCGCCATTGCCCAGATGACACATGGGAGTTATCAACCACTTGGACCGCTGGGAGAAGGACTTGGCAGGATTCGGCGGGCGCTCGAAGGTGCGAGCGAATCGAATATCGCGGCTCGACAGAAAAAAATGGGAATGGACCGGTTCCATGTTTTTGTGGCGGCTGTTATACTCTTGTTGGTGGTGGAATCCCTGCTTGGGACGCGACGCAAGGTTTCCAATATCGCGCCATGA